CTTTCGCCATTGGCGATCGTGAACGTGCCTTTGCCGTGTCGGACGCCGTCGCGGAACTCTCCGACGTATCGTCCGCCGGACGCGAAGGTGATCGCGCCGCGACCGGTTGCTTTTCCGTCGCGGAATTCGCCCGTATAAAGATCGCCGTTTGGAAACTTCAGTGCGCCCACGCAGTGCTTCCAGGGCGTCGCCAAACTGACGTCGCAAGCCGGCAGACCATCTTTGGGTCCCTTCTGTTCGCTTTGCGCCGCGCCGCTGGCTTTCGGCTTCACCGCAAGCTCGCCGTCAACGAAATTTCCGGAGAATTTCTTGCCGTCGGGCATGGTGACGGCGCCCTTGCCATGGGGAACGTCACCTTTGAACTGGCCGACATAGAGCTTTCCGTCAGCGGCGACCAATTTGCCCTGCCCGCTTTTCTTCCCGTCCTTGAAATTGCCGGTGTAGGACTCGCCGTCGGGATGCGTGATGGTTCCCTTGCCGTTTGGCGCGCCGTCGCGGAATTGGCCCTCGTATTTCTTGCCGTCCGTGAAAATGAGCGCGCCTTTGCCGTTGGCCTTGCCGCCCTTCATCTCTCCGATATAGCGGTTGCCGTCCGGCGCGGTTATGACGCCGAAGCACTGCTTCGAGATGTTTTCCGCGGTGCATTTTGGCAGTTTGCTTTGCGCCGACGCGGAGAGCGAAACGCCGAACGCGCCCGCGCAAAGCGCAAGCGTGAAGATGCCGCGGCGAAATTTTGAGACTGTGGCGTAAGGCATGGCAAAACCTGCGCTGATGAGGCGGCGGAACCGTGAGCCTTATAGCCTAGTCGAAATTTAGAACAACGAACTTTTTCAACGAAGAATTTGCGAAAATCTATGGATCGCAGTTCGTTCAGCGATCATTCGACATGCGCGCGAACAGCGCGACGCCCCTCATTGCGCGTCCGTGAGCTTCGTCGCCAGTAGGGCGATGGTTTTTACGTAAACGCGCGCCTGATTCCACTCCAGCAGAACCGCGAAGTTGGGCTCGCCTTCATTCCAGCCCGCGCCAGAGCGCCAGCCTTTGCCCTTGAGGAAATTCGCCGTCGAGGCGAGCGCGTCTGGCGTGGATCGAATGAGATCGCGTCTGCCGTCGCCGTCGAAATCGACGCCATATTTCAGATAGGAGGAAGGCATGAATTGCGTCTGGCCGATTTCTCCAGCCCAGTCGCCGCGCATCTGCGCCGGGGACATATCGCCGCGCTCGACGATTCTCAGCGCGTGATTCAGCTCTTCATGAAATTGCGCGGAGCGCCTGCAGTCATAGGCGAGCGTCGCTAACGCCTGCATCGTCCTGAAGCGCCCATTGTCGGCGCCAAAGCCGGTTTCCAGTCCCCAGATCGCCACGAGCACCGCTCCGGGAACCCCATAGCGCGCCTCGATCTGTGCGAGCAGGGCTGCGTGCCGCTGAAGCAGCGCCCGCGCCTTGCTCAAGCGCGCGGGCGTCACCAGGCGACTCGAAAACTTCTCGAAACTTTGGTGAAAAATCCGCTGTCCGCGGTCGCGGCCAATCACCGCGTTATCATAGGTTACGCCAGTCAGCGCGGCGTCGAGCGTCCGCTGCGAAACGCCGTCCGCCGCGGCGTCGCGTTTCATCTCCTCGAACCATTGGGGAAAACCGGGCGCCGACGATCCGCAGGGCGCGGCGCGCGCCGATACGGCGCAAGCGCCCAAAGCCAGCGCGCTGGCGGCAAGCAACGCGCCCCACGCCTTTAACGCGCCCCACGCCTTGGCGCTTTTCGACAGCCGGTTCATGGCCGGCAGTTTAGTGGGCCTGCGAAGGCGCTGCAACGAAGCTGAGCGCAAGAAACGCCGTTCGGACAGCCGCGCTGGACGCCCACACGATCTCGTCGCATCAGCGCCCGACGACCTTGGCGGAATGCGCGGCCAGCGCCGGCATTCCTCAAGCGAAGAGCTGTATCAGCGGCGCTTTGCCCTGAACTGGCGTTTGCAGGCGCTTGAAAGCTCGTTCATATGCGCGCGCAGGCACTTTTCGACGGCGATCGCATTGGGCTCTTCCGCCGCGCAGAACTTGTGGGAATCGCGCTCGCAGGCCGCGCGCTGCTTGTCCATCGTCCGGGCTGTCGCGGGATTGAATGCGGCGAGGCCAATGAAGGCCGCAAGAAGGAAAATCAGCTTGCTCATAGATCGACTCTTTGCTGTTGGCGCTTGACCGCCGCGGTTCAAGAGCGGCGCGGCCAAAGCGACAAGTGTAGCGGCTCCAACCGATATCAAGGGCGTTGAGGGTCAGGCGCGCTCTTCGCCCACGATCGGCATCTCAGGCGTAACTTCCGGCACGATCAGCCGCGCGCCAGTGCAGGCGACGATATCCGCGACGCTGACGCCGGGCGCGCGTTCACGGAGCGCCAGCCCTTCATCGGTCGGCTCGATGACCGCGAGCTCCGTCACAATGAGGCTGACGCGCCGCGCCGCCGTCGGCGGCAAGGTGAGAGTTTGGACGATCTTCGGCTCGCTCTTGGCGACGTGCTGCATCGCTATGATGACGCGCTTTGCGCCCGCGACGAGGTCCATGGCGCCGCCCATCCCCGGCGTAAACTTTCCCGGAATCATCCAGCTGGCGAGATGTCCCGCGGCGTCGACCTGCAGCGCGCCGAGCACCGCCATGTCGACATGGCCGCCTCGAATCAGCGCGAAGCTTGTCGCGCTATCGAAACTGGCGGCGCCCGGCAACGACATGATGAGTCCGCCGCCGGCGTCAATGAGATCGCGATTCTCCATTCCATCCGGCGGCGGCGCGCTGAAGCCGATAAGGCCATTTTCGCTCTGCATGGCGACGGACATCCCCTGCGGGATGAAACGCGCCACGAGAGTCGGCAGGCCGATCCCGAGATTGACGAGCATGCCGTCGCGCAGCTCCAGGGCGACGCGGCGCGCGATGATTTCCTTGGCGTCCATCAGCGCGCCCTGCCGACGATGTGCGTGACGAGCACGCCCGGCGTGCGCACCGCGTCGGGCGGAATGATTCCGACAGGCACGATCTCGTCGGGTTCGGCGATGACGCAATCGGCGGCGAACGCCATGACCGGGTTGAAATTGGCGGCCGTGAGCCGATAGGTCAGATTGCCGTAATAGTCGGCCTCATGCGCGCGCAGCAGGGCGAAATCCGCCCGCAGCGGCCTTTCGATGAGAAAGCTTGCGCCGTCGATCTCAACCATCTGCTTGCCTTGCGCGACGACCGTTCCCACGCCGGTCGGCGTCAAGACGCCGCCAAGCCCCGAGCCGCCGGCGCGGATTCGTTCGGCGAGCGTGCCTTGCGGTATGAGCTCCACTTCGATCGCGCCGGCGCTCATCAACCGCTGCGTGGTCGGATTGGCGCCGATGTGCGAGACCTCCACGCGCGCAACGCATCCGGCTTCGATCAGCTTGCCGACGCCGACGGTCGGATAGGCTGTGTCGTTGCCGATGATCGTCAGTGCGCGCGCGCCACGCGCGACGAGCGCGTCGATCAACCGGTCAGGCGACCCGACGCCCAAAAATCCGCCGATCATGACGCGCGCTCCGTCCGGAACGAGCTCGGCTGCGGCATCGACGGCGATCGCGGTTTTCCTCATCTCGCTAAACCCTGCTTATCGTATAGGCTTGTCGAGATAATGCGTTTCGGAAACGTCACGAAGACGCGCCGCCGCCGTTTCCGGCGTGATGTCGCGTTGGGGTTCGCCCAGCATCTCGAACCCCACCATGAATTTCCGCACGGTGGCCGAACGCAGCAGCGGCGGAAAGAAATGCGCGTGAAAATGCCAGTTGGCGTGCGGCGCGCCGTCCGTCGGGCGCTGATGGAATCCCATTGAATAGGGAAAGTCGGTTTCGAATAGATTTTCGTAGCGAATGGTCAGGCGCTTAAGGATATCGGCAAGCGCCTTCGCCTCGCCGCCGGTCAATTCGTCAAACGAACCGATATGCCGCGTTGCGATCACCATGGTTTCGAACGGCCAAATCGCCCAGAACGGCACGAGCGCAACGAAATGGTCATTGCGGCAAACGATCCGCTCGCCGAGGCTTTGTTCGAGCGCGAGATAGTCGCATAGCAAACAAGAGCCGGTCTGCTCCTGATATGCGCGTTGCCGCTCCGATTCCTTGGCGGCTTCGTTCGGTATGCTGTGCGTCGCCCAGATCTGGCAGTGCGGATGCGGATTGCTGGCGCCCATCGCCGCACCGCGATTTTCGAAAATCTGCACGTAGTTGATCGCATCGAGGGCGCCGAGCCGCATCGTCTCGTCGCGCCATGCCTCGATGACGCGAGTGATCTCTGGGACGCTCATGTGCGGCAAGGTCAGATCGTGGCGCTCGGAAAAGCAAAGCACGCGGCAGCGGCCGGGCTCGCCC
This window of the Methylocystis hirsuta genome carries:
- a CDS encoding MORN repeat-containing protein, with protein sequence MPYATVSKFRRGIFTLALCAGAFGVSLSASAQSKLPKCTAENISKQCFGVITAPDGNRYIGEMKGGKANGKGALIFTDGKKYEGQFRDGAPNGKGTITHPDGESYTGNFKDGKKSGQGKLVAADGKLYVGQFKGDVPHGKGAVTMPDGKKFSGNFVDGELAVKPKASGAAQSEQKGPKDGLPACDVSLATPWKHCVGALKFPNGDLYTGEFRDGKATGRGAITFASGGRYVGEFRDGVRHGKGTFTIANGESYSGEFVKGRIVGKGAYTFPDGKKYVGEFRDGRPHGKGILSLPNGASYRGEFQNGEPNGQGTMTFPDGQSQTGLFKAGKYQPQ
- a CDS encoding lytic murein transglycosylase translates to MNRLSKSAKAWGALKAWGALLAASALALGACAVSARAAPCGSSAPGFPQWFEEMKRDAAADGVSQRTLDAALTGVTYDNAVIGRDRGQRIFHQSFEKFSSRLVTPARLSKARALLQRHAALLAQIEARYGVPGAVLVAIWGLETGFGADNGRFRTMQALATLAYDCRRSAQFHEELNHALRIVERGDMSPAQMRGDWAGEIGQTQFMPSSYLKYGVDFDGDGRRDLIRSTPDALASTANFLKGKGWRSGAGWNEGEPNFAVLLEWNQARVYVKTIALLATKLTDAQ
- a CDS encoding 3-oxoacid CoA-transferase subunit B, translated to MDAKEIIARRVALELRDGMLVNLGIGLPTLVARFIPQGMSVAMQSENGLIGFSAPPPDGMENRDLIDAGGGLIMSLPGAASFDSATSFALIRGGHVDMAVLGALQVDAAGHLASWMIPGKFTPGMGGAMDLVAGAKRVIIAMQHVAKSEPKIVQTLTLPPTAARRVSLIVTELAVIEPTDEGLALRERAPGVSVADIVACTGARLIVPEVTPEMPIVGEERA
- a CDS encoding CoA transferase subunit A — encoded protein: MRKTAIAVDAAAELVPDGARVMIGGFLGVGSPDRLIDALVARGARALTIIGNDTAYPTVGVGKLIEAGCVARVEVSHIGANPTTQRLMSAGAIEVELIPQGTLAERIRAGGSGLGGVLTPTGVGTVVAQGKQMVEIDGASFLIERPLRADFALLRAHEADYYGNLTYRLTAANFNPVMAFAADCVIAEPDEIVPVGIIPPDAVRTPGVLVTHIVGRAR
- a CDS encoding UDP-glucose--hexose-1-phosphate uridylyltransferase; this encodes MSLLSNASHRRFNPLTGEWVLVSPHRTSRPWQGQVEKTHDPDRPRYDPTCYLCPGNARANGARNPTYEGVFAFDNDFAALSAQVPEEDFAQNGLLIAQGEPGRCRVLCFSERHDLTLPHMSVPEITRVIEAWRDETMRLGALDAINYVQIFENRGAAMGASNPHPHCQIWATHSIPNEAAKESERQRAYQEQTGSCLLCDYLALEQSLGERIVCRNDHFVALVPFWAIWPFETMVIATRHIGSFDELTGGEAKALADILKRLTIRYENLFETDFPYSMGFHQRPTDGAPHANWHFHAHFFPPLLRSATVRKFMVGFEMLGEPQRDITPETAAARLRDVSETHYLDKPIR